In Musa acuminata AAA Group cultivar baxijiao chromosome BXJ2-3, Cavendish_Baxijiao_AAA, whole genome shotgun sequence, the following proteins share a genomic window:
- the LOC103976917 gene encoding BTB/POZ domain-containing protein NPY1 isoform X3, with product MTVTLNAYNVVASRCAAEYLEMTEDVEKGNLIYKIEVFLNSSVLRSWKDSIIVLQTTKSMLPWSEELKVVGRCIDCITSKTSVEPAAVTWSYTYDRKLTASDDITETQKRMHQVPNDWWIKDICELDVDLYKRVMVALKSKGRMSSDMIGEALKAYTVRWLPDSYDALVADDYMKRNRILVETIIYLLPSDKYSGCSCRFLLKLLKVVILVGARDPSKEELIDRISMQLHKASVKDLLIPAKSSGDTIYDVHLVQILVGKFMMQVGSTHDMNIADESENISLLALGRLIDGYLAEIACDSNLSISSFVDLAESIPDAARPDHDGLYTAIDIYLTEHRNMTKADKKRICGLMDVKKLSTEASIHAAQNERLPLRVVVQVLFFEQLKAAGGASAATNDTSHDSSMNRAILEEDWEGRVSENDDSLKQQLGSMKIKADECQDGDDKKSVKDKGSSLLLLPSRSRRIFDKLWVGKGQGETIKSSETSGSSQSPPISVKPGEAKSSGSSRHMRNSIS from the exons ATGACCGTGACGCTCAATGCCTACAATGTTGTCGCGTCTAGGTGTGCCGCAGAATACCTCGAGATGACTGAGGATGTTGAGAAGGGGAATCTGATATACAAAATTGAGGTTTTTCTGAACTCAAGCGTGTTACGAAGTTGGAAAGATTCTATTATTGTTCTACAGACCACAAAGTCTATGCTACCGTGGTCTGAGGAACTTAAGGTGGTTGGAAGATGCATAGACTGCATCACTTCCAAAACATCTGTAGAACCGGCTGCTGTCACTTGGTCATATACCTATGACAGGAAATTGACAGCCTCAGATGATATAACTGAAACCCAAAAAAGAATGCATCAAGTTCCTAATGATTGGTGGATCAAAGATATATGTGAGCTGGATGTTGATCTTTACAAGCGAGTGATGGTCGCCCTGAAATCGAAAGGGAGGATGTCTTCAGACATGATCGGAGAGGCCCTCAAGGCCTATACGGTTAGATGGTTGCCAGATTCTTATGATGCACTGGTTGCTGATGATTACATGAAAAGGAACAGGATTCTGGTAGAAACCATTATCTATCTACTGCCTTCGGATAAGTACTCAGGGTGTTCATGCAGGTTTCTCCTGAAATTGTTGAAAGTTGTTATCTTGGTCGGAGCTAGAGATCCATCAAAGGAAGAACTTATAGATCGGATTAGTATGCAGCTGCACAAAGCATCTGTTAAGGACCTACTGATTCCAGCAAAATCAAGTGGTGATACAATATATGATGTACATCTGGTGCAAATCCTTGTTGGCAAATTCATGATGCAAGTTGGTAGCACTCATGACATGAACATTGCTGATGAGAGTGAAAACATATCTTTGCTGGCGTTAGGAAGATTGATCGATGGTTATCTTGCTGAAATTGCCTGCGATTCAAACTTGTCGATTTCTAGCTTTGTCGATCTTGCTGAGTCCATTCCCGATGCAGCAAGACCTGATCATGATGGATTATACACAGCCATCGACATCTATTTAACG GAACATCGAAACATGACAAAAGCAGACAAAAAGAGGATCTGTGGCCTGATGGATGTCAAGAAGCTCTCAACAGAAGCTAGCATTCATGCAGCACAGAACGAGCGTCTGCCACTCCGTGTGGTCGTCCAAGTCCTTTTCTTCGAGCAGTTAAAGGCGGCAGGGGGTGCATCAGCAGCGACCAATGACACTTCACATGACAGTTCGATGAATCGAGCCATCTTGGAAGAAGATTGGGAGGGAAGAGTCTCAGAGAATGACGACAGTCTAAAGCAGCAACTAGGGAGCATGAAGATAAAGGCTGATGAGTGCCAGGACGGTGACGACAAGAAGAGTGTCAAGGACAAAGGTAGTAGCTTACTACTCCTGCCATCTAGATCAAGGAGGATTTTTGACAAGCTATGGGTTGGGAAGGGACAgggtgagacaattaaaagcTCTGAAACATCTGGGAGTTCACAAAGCCCTCCTATCTCTGTGAAACCTGGAGAAGCCAAATCTTCTGGCTCTTCAAGGCACATGAGAAACTCTATTTCATGA
- the LOC103976917 gene encoding BTB/POZ domain-containing protein NPY1 isoform X1 — MKFMKLGSKPDAFQSDGGNIRFVVSELPTDVIVRVGEVRFFLHKFPLLSKSNRLQGLVLKAGEGGTDEIYLHDFPGGPKTFEICSKFCYGMTVTLNAYNVVASRCAAEYLEMTEDVEKGNLIYKIEVFLNSSVLRSWKDSIIVLQTTKSMLPWSEELKVVGRCIDCITSKTSVEPAAVTWSYTYDRKLTASDDITETQKRMHQVPNDWWIKDICELDVDLYKRVMVALKSKGRMSSDMIGEALKAYTVRWLPDSYDALVADDYMKRNRILVETIIYLLPSDKYSGCSCRFLLKLLKVVILVGARDPSKEELIDRISMQLHKASVKDLLIPAKSSGDTIYDVHLVQILVGKFMMQVGSTHDMNIADESENISLLALGRLIDGYLAEIACDSNLSISSFVDLAESIPDAARPDHDGLYTAIDIYLTEHRNMTKADKKRICGLMDVKKLSTEASIHAAQNERLPLRVVVQVLFFEQLKAAGGASAATNDTSHDSSMNRAILEEDWEGRVSENDDSLKQQLGSMKIKADECQDGDDKKSVKDKGSSLLLLPSRSRRIFDKLWVGKGQGETIKSSETSGSSQSPPISVKPGEAKSSGSSRHMRNSIS, encoded by the exons ATGAAGTTTATGAAGCTGGGTTCCAAGCCGGATGCTTTCCAGTCGGACGGCGGCAACATCAG GTTTGTGGTGTCTGAGCTACCAACAGATGTAATTGTACGTGTTGGCGAAGTGAGATTTTTCTTGCACAAG TTTCCTCTTTTATCCAAGAGCAACCGATTACAAGGGTTGGTACTCAAGGCTGGTGAAGGCGGCACAGATGAAATCTACTTGCATGATTTTCCTGGTGGACCAAAAACCTTTGAGATTTGTTCTAAATTTTGCTATGGCATGACCGTGACGCTCAATGCCTACAATGTTGTCGCGTCTAGGTGTGCCGCAGAATACCTCGAGATGACTGAGGATGTTGAGAAGGGGAATCTGATATACAAAATTGAGGTTTTTCTGAACTCAAGCGTGTTACGAAGTTGGAAAGATTCTATTATTGTTCTACAGACCACAAAGTCTATGCTACCGTGGTCTGAGGAACTTAAGGTGGTTGGAAGATGCATAGACTGCATCACTTCCAAAACATCTGTAGAACCGGCTGCTGTCACTTGGTCATATACCTATGACAGGAAATTGACAGCCTCAGATGATATAACTGAAACCCAAAAAAGAATGCATCAAGTTCCTAATGATTGGTGGATCAAAGATATATGTGAGCTGGATGTTGATCTTTACAAGCGAGTGATGGTCGCCCTGAAATCGAAAGGGAGGATGTCTTCAGACATGATCGGAGAGGCCCTCAAGGCCTATACGGTTAGATGGTTGCCAGATTCTTATGATGCACTGGTTGCTGATGATTACATGAAAAGGAACAGGATTCTGGTAGAAACCATTATCTATCTACTGCCTTCGGATAAGTACTCAGGGTGTTCATGCAGGTTTCTCCTGAAATTGTTGAAAGTTGTTATCTTGGTCGGAGCTAGAGATCCATCAAAGGAAGAACTTATAGATCGGATTAGTATGCAGCTGCACAAAGCATCTGTTAAGGACCTACTGATTCCAGCAAAATCAAGTGGTGATACAATATATGATGTACATCTGGTGCAAATCCTTGTTGGCAAATTCATGATGCAAGTTGGTAGCACTCATGACATGAACATTGCTGATGAGAGTGAAAACATATCTTTGCTGGCGTTAGGAAGATTGATCGATGGTTATCTTGCTGAAATTGCCTGCGATTCAAACTTGTCGATTTCTAGCTTTGTCGATCTTGCTGAGTCCATTCCCGATGCAGCAAGACCTGATCATGATGGATTATACACAGCCATCGACATCTATTTAACG GAACATCGAAACATGACAAAAGCAGACAAAAAGAGGATCTGTGGCCTGATGGATGTCAAGAAGCTCTCAACAGAAGCTAGCATTCATGCAGCACAGAACGAGCGTCTGCCACTCCGTGTGGTCGTCCAAGTCCTTTTCTTCGAGCAGTTAAAGGCGGCAGGGGGTGCATCAGCAGCGACCAATGACACTTCACATGACAGTTCGATGAATCGAGCCATCTTGGAAGAAGATTGGGAGGGAAGAGTCTCAGAGAATGACGACAGTCTAAAGCAGCAACTAGGGAGCATGAAGATAAAGGCTGATGAGTGCCAGGACGGTGACGACAAGAAGAGTGTCAAGGACAAAGGTAGTAGCTTACTACTCCTGCCATCTAGATCAAGGAGGATTTTTGACAAGCTATGGGTTGGGAAGGGACAgggtgagacaattaaaagcTCTGAAACATCTGGGAGTTCACAAAGCCCTCCTATCTCTGTGAAACCTGGAGAAGCCAAATCTTCTGGCTCTTCAAGGCACATGAGAAACTCTATTTCATGA
- the LOC103976917 gene encoding BTB/POZ domain-containing protein NPY1 isoform X2, with the protein MIDSCRFVVSELPTDVIVRVGEVRFFLHKFPLLSKSNRLQGLVLKAGEGGTDEIYLHDFPGGPKTFEICSKFCYGMTVTLNAYNVVASRCAAEYLEMTEDVEKGNLIYKIEVFLNSSVLRSWKDSIIVLQTTKSMLPWSEELKVVGRCIDCITSKTSVEPAAVTWSYTYDRKLTASDDITETQKRMHQVPNDWWIKDICELDVDLYKRVMVALKSKGRMSSDMIGEALKAYTVRWLPDSYDALVADDYMKRNRILVETIIYLLPSDKYSGCSCRFLLKLLKVVILVGARDPSKEELIDRISMQLHKASVKDLLIPAKSSGDTIYDVHLVQILVGKFMMQVGSTHDMNIADESENISLLALGRLIDGYLAEIACDSNLSISSFVDLAESIPDAARPDHDGLYTAIDIYLTEHRNMTKADKKRICGLMDVKKLSTEASIHAAQNERLPLRVVVQVLFFEQLKAAGGASAATNDTSHDSSMNRAILEEDWEGRVSENDDSLKQQLGSMKIKADECQDGDDKKSVKDKGSSLLLLPSRSRRIFDKLWVGKGQGETIKSSETSGSSQSPPISVKPGEAKSSGSSRHMRNSIS; encoded by the exons ATGATTGATTCATGCAGGTTTGTGGTGTCTGAGCTACCAACAGATGTAATTGTACGTGTTGGCGAAGTGAGATTTTTCTTGCACAAG TTTCCTCTTTTATCCAAGAGCAACCGATTACAAGGGTTGGTACTCAAGGCTGGTGAAGGCGGCACAGATGAAATCTACTTGCATGATTTTCCTGGTGGACCAAAAACCTTTGAGATTTGTTCTAAATTTTGCTATGGCATGACCGTGACGCTCAATGCCTACAATGTTGTCGCGTCTAGGTGTGCCGCAGAATACCTCGAGATGACTGAGGATGTTGAGAAGGGGAATCTGATATACAAAATTGAGGTTTTTCTGAACTCAAGCGTGTTACGAAGTTGGAAAGATTCTATTATTGTTCTACAGACCACAAAGTCTATGCTACCGTGGTCTGAGGAACTTAAGGTGGTTGGAAGATGCATAGACTGCATCACTTCCAAAACATCTGTAGAACCGGCTGCTGTCACTTGGTCATATACCTATGACAGGAAATTGACAGCCTCAGATGATATAACTGAAACCCAAAAAAGAATGCATCAAGTTCCTAATGATTGGTGGATCAAAGATATATGTGAGCTGGATGTTGATCTTTACAAGCGAGTGATGGTCGCCCTGAAATCGAAAGGGAGGATGTCTTCAGACATGATCGGAGAGGCCCTCAAGGCCTATACGGTTAGATGGTTGCCAGATTCTTATGATGCACTGGTTGCTGATGATTACATGAAAAGGAACAGGATTCTGGTAGAAACCATTATCTATCTACTGCCTTCGGATAAGTACTCAGGGTGTTCATGCAGGTTTCTCCTGAAATTGTTGAAAGTTGTTATCTTGGTCGGAGCTAGAGATCCATCAAAGGAAGAACTTATAGATCGGATTAGTATGCAGCTGCACAAAGCATCTGTTAAGGACCTACTGATTCCAGCAAAATCAAGTGGTGATACAATATATGATGTACATCTGGTGCAAATCCTTGTTGGCAAATTCATGATGCAAGTTGGTAGCACTCATGACATGAACATTGCTGATGAGAGTGAAAACATATCTTTGCTGGCGTTAGGAAGATTGATCGATGGTTATCTTGCTGAAATTGCCTGCGATTCAAACTTGTCGATTTCTAGCTTTGTCGATCTTGCTGAGTCCATTCCCGATGCAGCAAGACCTGATCATGATGGATTATACACAGCCATCGACATCTATTTAACG GAACATCGAAACATGACAAAAGCAGACAAAAAGAGGATCTGTGGCCTGATGGATGTCAAGAAGCTCTCAACAGAAGCTAGCATTCATGCAGCACAGAACGAGCGTCTGCCACTCCGTGTGGTCGTCCAAGTCCTTTTCTTCGAGCAGTTAAAGGCGGCAGGGGGTGCATCAGCAGCGACCAATGACACTTCACATGACAGTTCGATGAATCGAGCCATCTTGGAAGAAGATTGGGAGGGAAGAGTCTCAGAGAATGACGACAGTCTAAAGCAGCAACTAGGGAGCATGAAGATAAAGGCTGATGAGTGCCAGGACGGTGACGACAAGAAGAGTGTCAAGGACAAAGGTAGTAGCTTACTACTCCTGCCATCTAGATCAAGGAGGATTTTTGACAAGCTATGGGTTGGGAAGGGACAgggtgagacaattaaaagcTCTGAAACATCTGGGAGTTCACAAAGCCCTCCTATCTCTGTGAAACCTGGAGAAGCCAAATCTTCTGGCTCTTCAAGGCACATGAGAAACTCTATTTCATGA